One segment of Macaca fascicularis isolate 582-1 chromosome 2, T2T-MFA8v1.1 DNA contains the following:
- the SLC6A6 gene encoding sodium- and chloride-dependent taurine transporter isoform X4, which produces MYTESTDGAALGPASGHESRPPGTQESKEMATKEKLQCLKDFHKDILKPSPGKSPGTRPEDEAEGKPPQREKWSSKIDFVLSVAGGFVGLGNVWRFPYLCYKNGGGAFLIPYFIFLFGSGLPVFFLEIIIGQYTSEGGITCWEKICPLFSGIGYASIVIVSLLNVYYIVILAWATYYLFQSFQKELPWAHCNHSWNTPHCMEDTMRKNKSVWITISSTNFTSPVIEFWERNVLSLSPGIDHPGSLKWDLALCLLLVWLVCFFCIWKGVRSTGKVVYFTATFPFAMLLVLLVRGLTLPGAGAGIKFYLYPDITRLEDPQVWIDAGTQIFFSYAICLGAMTSLGSYNKYKYNSYRSWPGLHCLPKSCDNDAAAHVLVHSFFYYASLAWTG; this is translated from the exons ATGTACACAGAATCTACAGATGGGGCCGCTCTCGGCCCCGCCTCTGGCCATGAAAGCAGGCCTCCAGGTACCCAAG AAAGCAAGGAGATGGCCACCAAGGAGAAGCTGCAGTGTCTGAAAGATTTCCACAAGGACATCCTGAAGCCCTCACCGGGGAAGAGCCCAGGCACACGGCCTGAGGACGAGGCTGAGGGAAAACCTCCGCAGAGGGAGAAGTGGTCCAGCAAGATCGACTTTGTGCTCTCTGTGGCTGGCGGCTTCGTGGGCTTGGGCAACGTCTGGCGCTTCCCGTACCTCTGCTACAAGAATGGTGGAG GTGCGTTTCTCATACcgtattttattttcctgtttgggAGCGGCTTGCCTGTGTTTTTCTTGGAGATCATCATAGGCCAGTATACCTCTGAAGGGGGCATCACCTGCTGGGAAAAGATCTGCCCCTTGTTCTCTG GTATCGGCTATGCCTCCATTGTAATTGTGTCCCTCCTGAATGTCTACTACATTGTCATCCTGGCCTGGGCCACATACTACCTGTTCCAGTCCTTCCAGAAGGAGCTGCCATGGGCACACTGCAACCACAGCTGGAACACACCTCACTGCATGGAGGACACCATGCGCAAGAACAAGAGTGTCTGGATCACCATCAGCTCCACCAACTTCACCTCCCCTGTCATCGAGTTCTGGGA GCGCAACGTGCTGAGCTTGTCCCCTGGAATCGACCACCCAGGCTCTCTGAAATGGGACCTCGCTCTCTGCCTTCTTCTGGTCTGGCTAGTGTGTTTCTTCTGCATCTGGAAGGGCGTCAGGTCCACTGGGAAG GTCGTCTACTTCACAGCCACTTTTCCATTCGCCATGCTCCTGGTGCTGCTGGTCCGAGGGCTGACACTGCCGGGCGCGGGCGCAGGCATCAAGTTCTATCTGTATCCTGACATCACCCGCCTCGAGGACCCACAG GTGTGGATTGACGCTGGGACTCAGATATTCTTCTCTTACGCCATCTGCCTGGGGGCTATGACCTCACTGGGGAGCTACAATAAGTACAAGTACAACTCGTACAG gTCCTGGCCTGGCCTTCATTGCCTACCCAAAAGCTGTGACAATGATGCCGCTGCCCACGTTTTggtccattcttttttttattatgcttctCTTGCTTGGACTGGATAG
- the SLC6A6 gene encoding sodium- and chloride-dependent taurine transporter isoform X5: protein MATKEKLQCLKDFHKDILKPSPGKSPGTRPEDEAEGKPPQREKWSSKIDFVLSVAGGFVGLGNVWRFPYLCYKNGGGAFLIPYFIFLFGSGLPVFFLEIIIGQYTSEGGITCWEKICPLFSGIGYASIVIVSLLNVYYIVILAWATYYLFQSFQKELPWAHCNHSWNTPHCMEDTMRKNKSVWITISSTNFTSPVIEFWERNVLSLSPGIDHPGSLKWDLALCLLLVWLVCFFCIWKGVRSTGKVVYFTATFPFAMLLVLLVRGLTLPGAGAGIKFYLYPDITRLEDPQVWIDAGTQIFFSYAICLGAMTSLGSYNKYKYNSYRSWPGLHCLPKSCDNDAAAHVLVHSFFYYASLAWTG from the exons ATGGCCACCAAGGAGAAGCTGCAGTGTCTGAAAGATTTCCACAAGGACATCCTGAAGCCCTCACCGGGGAAGAGCCCAGGCACACGGCCTGAGGACGAGGCTGAGGGAAAACCTCCGCAGAGGGAGAAGTGGTCCAGCAAGATCGACTTTGTGCTCTCTGTGGCTGGCGGCTTCGTGGGCTTGGGCAACGTCTGGCGCTTCCCGTACCTCTGCTACAAGAATGGTGGAG GTGCGTTTCTCATACcgtattttattttcctgtttgggAGCGGCTTGCCTGTGTTTTTCTTGGAGATCATCATAGGCCAGTATACCTCTGAAGGGGGCATCACCTGCTGGGAAAAGATCTGCCCCTTGTTCTCTG GTATCGGCTATGCCTCCATTGTAATTGTGTCCCTCCTGAATGTCTACTACATTGTCATCCTGGCCTGGGCCACATACTACCTGTTCCAGTCCTTCCAGAAGGAGCTGCCATGGGCACACTGCAACCACAGCTGGAACACACCTCACTGCATGGAGGACACCATGCGCAAGAACAAGAGTGTCTGGATCACCATCAGCTCCACCAACTTCACCTCCCCTGTCATCGAGTTCTGGGA GCGCAACGTGCTGAGCTTGTCCCCTGGAATCGACCACCCAGGCTCTCTGAAATGGGACCTCGCTCTCTGCCTTCTTCTGGTCTGGCTAGTGTGTTTCTTCTGCATCTGGAAGGGCGTCAGGTCCACTGGGAAG GTCGTCTACTTCACAGCCACTTTTCCATTCGCCATGCTCCTGGTGCTGCTGGTCCGAGGGCTGACACTGCCGGGCGCGGGCGCAGGCATCAAGTTCTATCTGTATCCTGACATCACCCGCCTCGAGGACCCACAG GTGTGGATTGACGCTGGGACTCAGATATTCTTCTCTTACGCCATCTGCCTGGGGGCTATGACCTCACTGGGGAGCTACAATAAGTACAAGTACAACTCGTACAG gTCCTGGCCTGGCCTTCATTGCCTACCCAAAAGCTGTGACAATGATGCCGCTGCCCACGTTTTggtccattcttttttttattatgcttctCTTGCTTGGACTGGATAG